CTTATTGTTTCATCGCGTCGTCTCCAATATAATGCACAGAAGAGACTTTCCATTCGTTATTTTCCTTCGTGAATACAGTTACTTGACGTCCACTTTCATTCGTTTCCAGCCCAGAAGATAGTTGTTTTAACGAGGATTTCAATACCGAGAATACTTGTGCTTCCTCTTCTGCATATTTAACAATCGTTACATCTGAAACTTCACGTACAAGGTTGTACTCATTAAATATTGACTGCGTATGTGCGCGCTCTTCTTCTAGATCAAAACTCTTCGTGTTTTCTGATAGCGTTTCCATATAAGCATCCAAATCTTTTTCATTAAAAGTTGAAATATATGTGTCGAAAGCTAGTAGAATTTGTTCTTTCTCTTCTTTTGGAATATTTTTAGCTTCTTCAATCGAGTCTCCTGTTAAGCTAAATCCCACTGACTCTTCAGACACGTCTTGCTGTTTTTGTTCATTTTCTTCATTCGTCCCATCATTGCTGCAAGCACCTATCAGAAGCATCGTCATTATAAACACTACTAATTGTATTTTCTTCATAAGAATTGCTCCTCCTATTAAACATCCAAAAGGGCCACTCAAAGCGAATGGCCCTCTTAATTATGACAAAATGATTACTTTACTTCAACCCAACCGTTTTTAATAGCCGTTACAACTGCTTGCGTCCGGTCGTTGACGCCCATTTTTTGTAAAATACTTGATACGTGGTTTTTCACAGTTTTCTCTGAAATAAATAAAGTTTCACCTATCGTCCGGTTACTTTGTCCGTCCGTTAACAATTGAAGTACTTCACTTTCACGCTTTGTCAGTAAATGATACGGACGACGAATATCGTTTTGTTGGAACGCACCTTTATGTTCACGTTCGCTTAATCTACGGAACTCTTCAACAAGATTATGTGTCACTTTTGGATGTAGATAAGAACCGCCTGCTGAAACGACTTTAATTGCCTCAACAATTTCACCTGCATCCATTTCTTTCAGCATATATCCTAACGCACCCGTTTTAAGCGCATGCGTTACGTAAGAACCGTCGTCATGAATGGAGAGAATAATTACTTTCGCATCAGGATATTCATTTAAAAGCGCTTCCGTAGCTTCTACACCGTTCATTCGTGGCATATTAATATCCATCAGCATGACATCTGGTTGATATTGTTCATAAAGTCCAACTACTTCAATGCCGTCGTCTCCTTCTGCGACAACTTCAAATGAATCTTCAAAATCTAAGATTCGTTTAACGCCTTCACGGAATAATTGATGGTCGTCTATGATGATGATTTTTGTTTTTGGCATATTATTTCCTCCCAATCGAGATTAATTCTTATTCCCCTCATTTTTTAACGGGATTTGAAAAAGAATTAGTGTCCCTTTACCTATAGTAGAATTTATTTTCATTACGCCTTTTAGTAAATCTACACGCTCACGCATGCCGATTAACCCGAAAGACTTTTCTTTCACTTTATTTATATCGAACCCTTTTCCATTATCTTTAATGATGATATTAAGTGTATCTCGAAGCCACTCTACCTTCACCCAAATACTACTCGGTTTACCATGTTTTAAAGCATTTGATACCGATTCTTGAACAAGTCTAAAGACAGCGGCTTCAATATTAGTATGAAAACGTCGTTCGTTTCCAATACTTTGAATATGAATATCGACATCCTTCTCAAATTCTTCAATTTTGGAAAGGTATTTCTTTAAAGCGGGGCCAACCCCTAGGTCGTCAAGAGCCATTGGACGAAGGTCAAAAATAACTCGTCTCACTTCAATTAGTGCCGCGCGTACACTCATTCTTAAGGTTTTTAATTCAGATAAGGCTGATGTTTTTCCTTCTTCATTAAATAACTTTTCAACCAACCCTGCTCGCAACAGCACATTCGCTAGCATTTGAGCGGGTCCGTCATGGATATCACGCGACAACCTTTTACGTTCCTCTTCTTGCGCTTCGATAATACGAATCGAAAACTCTTGCTTTTGCTTCGCATCCTCAAGCGCTGTACCAACGTTCTTCAAATCGGATGTCAAATAATTGATAACTGTAGCAA
This window of the Sporosarcina pasteurii genome carries:
- a CDS encoding response regulator transcription factor; translated protein: MPKTKIIIIDDHQLFREGVKRILDFEDSFEVVAEGDDGIEVVGLYEQYQPDVMLMDINMPRMNGVEATEALLNEYPDAKVIILSIHDDGSYVTHALKTGALGYMLKEMDAGEIVEAIKVVSAGGSYLHPKVTHNLVEEFRRLSEREHKGAFQQNDIRRPYHLLTKRESEVLQLLTDGQSNRTIGETLFISEKTVKNHVSSILQKMGVNDRTQAVVTAIKNGWVEVK
- a CDS encoding sensor histidine kinase, which produces MNNEPIDIKTLETIFNSMVRTMNQSKNDIYAISEQSRQNYEQMKAELEKVKQDICLLIKNNDLLETKSRQSRRRLAEVSKNFQLYSEVEVREAYEAANNLHLKLSMNEMEEKQLRKRRDELERRLEGLMETIERAEQLVTQVATVINYLTSDLKNVGTALEDAKQKQEFSIRIIEAQEEERKRLSRDIHDGPAQMLANVLLRAGLVEKLFNEEGKTSALSELKTLRMSVRAALIEVRRVIFDLRPMALDDLGVGPALKKYLSKIEEFEKDVDIHIQSIGNERRFHTNIEAAVFRLVQESVSNALKHGKPSSIWVKVEWLRDTLNIIIKDNGKGFDINKVKEKSFGLIGMRERVDLLKGVMKINSTIGKGTLILFQIPLKNEGNKN
- a CDS encoding DUF3225 domain-containing protein; translated protein: MKKIQLVVFIMTMLLIGACSNDGTNEENEQKQQDVSEESVGFSLTGDSIEEAKNIPKEEKEQILLAFDTYISTFNEKDLDAYMETLSENTKSFDLEEERAHTQSIFNEYNLVREVSDVTIVKYAEEEAQVFSVLKSSLKQLSSGLETNESGRQVTVFTKENNEWKVSSVHYIGDDAMKQ